A section of the Citrus sinensis cultivar Valencia sweet orange chromosome 8, DVS_A1.0, whole genome shotgun sequence genome encodes:
- the LOC127899038 gene encoding LOW QUALITY PROTEIN: 40S ribosomal protein S2-4-like (The sequence of the model RefSeq protein was modified relative to this genomic sequence to represent the inferred CDS: inserted 2 bases in 1 codon; substituted 1 base at 1 genomic stop codon), with translation MKLGRLVREGKIRSLKQIYLHSLPIKEYQIIDTLXSTTNXRTRFKAFVVVGDTDGHVGLGVKCSKEVATAIRGAIILVKLSVIPVKRGYWGNKIGRPHIVSCKVTGKCGSATVRMVPAPRGAGIVAARVPKKVLQFAGIDDVFTSSRGSTKTLGNFVKATFECLLKTYGFLTPDFWRETRFVKSPYQEYIDLLTAKPISKAVITEVDQVEP, from the exons ATGAAACTCGGCCGTCTGGTGAGAGAAGGCAAGATCAGGAGCCTCAAGCAAATCTACCTCCACTCACTCCCAATCAAGGAGTATCAAATCATCGACACGCT ATCGACCACAAATTGAAGGACGAGGTTCAAGGCCTTCGTCGTCGTCGGTGACACGGACGGCCACGTGGGTCTTGGCGTTAAGTGCTCCAAAGAGGTTGCCACTGCCATCCGTGGCGCTATCATATTGGTGAAGCTGTCGGTGATTCCGGTGAAAAGGGGTTACTGGGGTAACAAGATCGGGAGGCCACACATCGTGTCGTGTAAGGTGACTGGTAAGTGTGGCAGTGCCACCGTGAGGATGGTTCCGGCCCCACGTGGTGCCGGAATTGTGGCGGCTAGGGTTCCAAAGAAGGTGCTGCAGTTTGCTGGTATTGACGATGTTTTCACATCTTCTCGTGGGTCGACCAAGACTCTTGGAAACTTTGTCAAGGCAACCTTTGAGTGTTTGTTGAAGACATATGGCTTCCTTACACCTGACTTCTGGAGGGAGACTCGCTTTGTGAAATCTCCATACCAAGAGTACATAGATCTTTTGACGGCAAAGCCCATCAGCAAGGCAGTCATCACAGAAGTTGATCAAGTTGAGCCTTAA